A single region of the Pseudalkalibacillus berkeleyi genome encodes:
- a CDS encoding peroxiredoxin family protein gives MKKTILIIAAVGMLGWAIYDFTISTDDTNEDKSSSTTLNSQSSTEYGNDGEVNESNSVGLSEGQIAPDFELQTIDGETVQLSDYRGKRVIVNFWATWCPPCRAEIPDFQKLYENKDVEILAVNLTETEESIDKVKEFIKEFGMTFPVVIDESSNVSDTYQVRAYPTSYMIDSNGRIQFVAMGALNYDLMVQEYEKMK, from the coding sequence ATGAAAAAAACAATTCTTATTATCGCTGCGGTAGGTATGCTCGGTTGGGCTATTTATGATTTTACCATTTCAACTGATGACACTAACGAAGACAAAAGTAGCAGTACTACACTAAATTCACAATCGTCAACTGAATATGGTAATGATGGGGAAGTAAATGAATCTAATAGTGTTGGGCTAAGTGAGGGCCAAATTGCTCCTGACTTTGAATTGCAGACAATAGATGGAGAAACAGTACAATTATCAGATTATAGAGGGAAACGAGTAATAGTAAATTTTTGGGCCACTTGGTGTCCTCCATGTAGGGCAGAGATTCCTGATTTTCAAAAACTTTATGAGAACAAAGATGTAGAAATATTAGCAGTAAATCTCACAGAAACAGAGGAAAGTATTGATAAAGTCAAAGAGTTTATAAAAGAGTTCGGAATGACATTTCCAGTAGTTATCGACGAGAGTTCTAATGTTTCTGACACCTATCAAGTAAGGGCATATCCAACTTCATATATGATTGATTCAAATGGTCGTATACAGTTCGTAGCAATGGGTGCTTTGAATTATGATCTCATGGTACAGGAATATGAAAAGATGAAATAA
- a CDS encoding cytochrome c biogenesis CcdA family protein → MVGIESDTALIVGLFLAIGAGALSFLSPCVLPIFPVYMSYITGISVKELQGKKNAKIRSQLLSHSLFFLLAVSLVFISLGASASFLGKWAQNLLLGDSGLFIQRIAGVFIIIMGMFVAGWITIPALMKEKRFRYSKKPAGYLGTFFVGLGFAAGWTPCIGPIFGSILLLAASNPGHGIFYTIMYVIGFSLPYLVLIFFLGSTKWIVRHSRVIMKIGAVIMIIMGLVLFFGLMPRITGFLLDIVQDTWLSELG, encoded by the coding sequence ATGGTTGGAATTGAATCAGATACAGCACTAATTGTAGGATTGTTCCTTGCAATCGGAGCTGGAGCTTTATCTTTTTTGTCTCCCTGTGTGTTACCAATTTTCCCTGTGTATATGTCATATATAACTGGAATTAGTGTTAAGGAGTTGCAAGGTAAAAAGAATGCAAAAATTCGTAGTCAGTTATTGAGTCATTCCCTATTTTTCTTATTAGCAGTATCACTTGTCTTTATTAGTTTAGGTGCGAGTGCATCATTCTTGGGGAAATGGGCTCAAAACCTACTGTTAGGTGATTCTGGTTTATTTATTCAGCGTATTGCAGGAGTTTTTATTATCATTATGGGTATGTTTGTTGCAGGATGGATTACAATACCTGCATTAATGAAAGAAAAGCGTTTTCGTTATTCTAAGAAACCTGCAGGATACCTTGGGACATTTTTTGTAGGACTTGGTTTTGCTGCTGGTTGGACTCCTTGTATTGGTCCTATTTTTGGATCAATTCTATTATTGGCTGCGAGTAATCCGGGGCATGGGATTTTTTATACCATCATGTATGTAATTGGATTTTCATTACCATATCTTGTCTTAATTTTCTTTCTTGGTTCTACTAAGTGGATCGTTCGTCATAGTAGGGTAATTATGAAAATCGGTGCTGTAATTATGATTATTATGGGACTAGTCTTGTTTTTTGGCTTAATGCCTCGAATAACGGGATTTCTGCTTGATATAGTACAAGATACATGGTTATCAGAATTAGGATAA
- a CDS encoding histidine phosphatase family protein: MDTGRERYSSYLKEINKGEWEGETLSSIKEMYPLEVDAFWNTPHLYNPVDV; this comes from the coding sequence ATTGATACAGGGCGTGAGAGATATTCCTCTTATCTTAAGGAAATCAATAAGGGAGAATGGGAAGGTGAAACACTATCATCCATTAAAGAAATGTATCCCTTAGAGGTTGATGCTTTCTGGAATACACCACATCTTTATAATCCTGTTGATGTGTAG
- a CDS encoding VOC family protein has product MINKVGQIMLYVNNQDEAVSFWTEKVGFSVMSEENNDQGMRWIEISPTKDAETSIIIHNKEFVAKMSPGLNLGTPSLMFFTDNFDKLYKDLSNKNVKVGEIVNMPSGRVFNFSDSEENYFAVMEKSE; this is encoded by the coding sequence TTGATTAATAAAGTCGGTCAAATAATGTTGTATGTAAATAATCAAGATGAGGCAGTGAGTTTTTGGACAGAAAAAGTAGGATTTAGTGTAATGTCTGAAGAAAACAATGATCAAGGAATGAGGTGGATTGAAATCTCCCCAACAAAGGATGCTGAAACGAGTATCATTATTCATAATAAGGAGTTTGTTGCAAAAATGTCGCCTGGATTAAACCTTGGCACCCCTTCTTTAATGTTTTTTACAGACAATTTCGATAAATTATATAAGGATTTATCAAATAAAAATGTCAAAGTCGGAGAGATTGTTAATATGCCTTCCGGTAGAGTATTTAACTTTTCAGATAGTGAAGAAAATTACTTTGCAGTCATGGAAAAGAGTGAATGA
- the mraY gene encoding phospho-N-acetylmuramoyl-pentapeptide-transferase has protein sequence MSQQIIPAIIAFVLVSVLSPLFIALLRKLKLLQPIRKELPSNHQLKKGTPLMFGIILFVGIIVSILFSPTPLMLFLAVTYILFSFIGFLDDFWKASRQDPLGVSGKTKLVLQFIFTSALLFYVINIFGVDTEISIHKKFSFDLPMVVYIIVITLFVVGSANAINFTDGLDGLLGVVSIPTYFFFFVISDNSEVQLFCLIMIGSLLGFLIYNLYPAKAFMGDTGSLAIGGSLSFLAILEKVEILIPVLFFIYFAEKLSVILQVTSFKLTRKRIFRMTPIHFHYGLKYGWSENTIVTGFGFVSWFCTLICLAYWKFILHP, from the coding sequence GTGAGTCAACAAATAATACCAGCTATAATTGCTTTTGTATTAGTCTCGGTTTTATCCCCGCTATTCATTGCTTTATTAAGAAAATTAAAGCTCCTTCAGCCGATAAGGAAAGAACTTCCTTCTAATCATCAATTAAAGAAAGGTACTCCGTTAATGTTTGGGATCATTCTTTTTGTAGGGATTATCGTATCCATACTCTTTTCACCTACTCCATTAATGTTATTTTTGGCCGTTACGTACATTCTATTTAGTTTTATTGGTTTTTTGGATGACTTTTGGAAAGCTTCACGCCAAGATCCTTTAGGGGTATCGGGTAAGACCAAGCTTGTTTTGCAATTTATTTTTACAAGTGCTTTGCTTTTCTACGTGATAAACATATTTGGTGTAGACACCGAGATTAGTATTCATAAAAAATTCTCCTTTGACCTTCCAATGGTGGTATATATCATTGTGATCACCTTATTTGTTGTTGGTTCTGCAAATGCCATTAACTTTACTGATGGCTTGGATGGTCTTTTAGGAGTTGTTTCAATCCCTACATATTTTTTCTTTTTTGTGATATCAGACAATTCAGAGGTGCAGCTTTTTTGTTTAATTATGATTGGATCCTTATTGGGTTTCCTCATTTATAATTTATATCCTGCCAAGGCTTTTATGGGGGATACGGGATCATTAGCGATAGGAGGATCACTTTCATTCCTTGCCATTCTTGAGAAAGTGGAGATTCTAATTCCCGTTTTATTCTTTATCTATTTTGCTGAAAAGCTTTCGGTTATCTTACAAGTTACTTCATTTAAACTTACACGTAAACGGATCTTCAGAATGACACCAATCCACTTTCACTATGGCTTAAAATATGGGTGGTCTGAAAATACAATTGTCACCGGTTTCGGGTTTGTTTCTTGGTTTTGTACTCTTATCTGTTTAGCTTATTGGAAATTTATTCTCCATCCATAA
- a CDS encoding GNAT family N-acetyltransferase yields the protein MIFEKNEINKWKIELEIMNSNSSYNLLSKNKRTISFEDIKSEFEESKKLNTTRTLIKKSGKYIGLVDYCIENPSDHTPWISLFVIHKQYQGSRNSLEAFRYLEDLIRQEDKKKLRLAVHKENENGLLFWTKLGFNKFKEVVFDGKPHYCLEKDI from the coding sequence ATGATTTTTGAAAAGAATGAAATAAATAAGTGGAAGATAGAGTTAGAAATTATGAATTCAAATTCGTCTTACAACCTTTTGTCTAAGAATAAACGAACTATTAGTTTTGAAGACATAAAGTCTGAGTTTGAAGAATCTAAGAAACTAAATACCACTCGAACATTAATTAAGAAGTCCGGAAAGTACATTGGTTTAGTGGATTACTGCATAGAAAATCCCTCCGATCATACTCCTTGGATAAGTTTGTTTGTAATTCATAAGCAGTATCAAGGTTCGAGAAACTCTCTTGAAGCCTTTAGATATTTAGAAGATCTGATTAGACAAGAAGATAAGAAGAAATTACGTTTGGCAGTACATAAGGAGAATGAGAATGGCTTATTATTTTGGACTAAACTAGGTTTTAATAAGTTTAAGGAAGTAGTTTTTGATGGAAAACCACACTACTGTTTAGAAAAGGATATATAG
- a CDS encoding GNAT family N-acetyltransferase, which translates to MDRLTFRKASEQDLDTVIRMLADDVLGQQRERYETPLPDCYREAFQAIHTDPNNELVVACVRGEVVGVIQLTFTPYLTYQGGWRATIEGVRTSSTTRGQGIGTKLIEWGIQRAKDRGCHLVQLTTDKKREDALRFYEQLGFTASHEGMKLKL; encoded by the coding sequence ATGGATCGTTTAACTTTTAGAAAAGCAAGTGAACAAGACTTGGATACGGTCATCCGAATGCTTGCGGATGATGTTTTAGGTCAGCAAAGAGAGCGATACGAAACTCCACTACCTGATTGTTATAGAGAAGCGTTTCAAGCGATTCATACTGATCCCAATAATGAATTAGTTGTAGCTTGTGTAAGGGGAGAAGTTGTTGGTGTGATACAACTCACCTTTACACCTTATCTTACATACCAAGGGGGTTGGAGAGCGACCATTGAAGGTGTCCGAACCTCATCCACAACCCGTGGTCAAGGTATTGGAACGAAGTTAATCGAATGGGGGATCCAAAGAGCAAAGGATCGAGGATGTCACCTCGTTCAATTGACAACCGACAAGAAACGAGAGGATGCGCTTCGTTTCTATGAACAACTTGGATTCACCGCTTCACATGAAGGTATGAAATTAAAACTTTGA
- a CDS encoding DUF817 domain-containing protein → MRALTQLIRFGREQALSCLFPVVIFASLALTQITTLPYLPRYDWLLIICLLMQWLMLRSGLETRDELKVISLFHMIGLALELYKVHMGSWSYPEEGYSKIFGVPLYSGFMYASVASYLCQAWRRLKVELVNWPSLLQVVPLAAAIYLNFFTHHYWIDVRWWLSALVMIVFWKSWVIYEVGGTRYRMPLALSFVLIGFFIWIAENIATFFSAWEYPNQREAWSLVHLGKVSSWLLLVIVSFLIVATLKLVKAKSYPSIYTSKAYDGAYPK, encoded by the coding sequence ATGAGGGCGCTAACACAACTCATTCGATTTGGCAGGGAGCAGGCGCTTTCGTGTCTGTTTCCTGTCGTGATCTTTGCCTCCTTGGCATTGACGCAAATCACAACACTACCCTATCTACCGCGGTATGATTGGTTACTGATCATCTGCTTATTGATGCAATGGTTAATGCTGCGTTCTGGGCTTGAAACACGTGATGAATTAAAGGTCATCTCATTGTTTCACATGATTGGGCTTGCTCTAGAACTTTACAAGGTACATATGGGTTCCTGGTCTTATCCGGAAGAAGGATACAGTAAAATTTTTGGGGTACCTTTATATAGCGGATTCATGTATGCAAGTGTAGCGAGTTATCTTTGTCAGGCGTGGAGAAGACTTAAGGTTGAACTAGTGAATTGGCCATCACTTTTGCAAGTCGTTCCTCTTGCAGCTGCAATTTACTTGAATTTCTTTACCCATCATTATTGGATTGACGTTAGGTGGTGGCTATCGGCGCTTGTTATGATCGTCTTTTGGAAATCATGGGTCATATATGAGGTTGGTGGAACTCGATACAGAATGCCGCTAGCACTTTCCTTTGTACTCATTGGATTTTTTATTTGGATTGCAGAAAATATAGCAACATTTTTTAGCGCTTGGGAATATCCAAATCAACGAGAAGCATGGAGTCTAGTACATTTAGGAAAAGTGAGCTCATGGCTGTTATTAGTCATTGTTAGTTTTTTAATTGTAGCGACATTAAAGCTGGTTAAAGCTAAAAGTTACCCCAGTATATATACGAGTAAAGCTTATGATGGTGCTTATCCGAAATAG
- a CDS encoding helix-turn-helix domain-containing protein codes for MAIVINIDVMLAKRKMSVTELSERVGITMANLSILKNGKAKAVRFSTLEAICKALECQPGDLLEYKSESDS; via the coding sequence ATGGCTATAGTAATTAACATTGATGTAATGCTCGCTAAAAGAAAAATGAGTGTGACAGAACTTTCGGAAAGGGTTGGAATAACGATGGCTAACCTTTCAATTTTGAAAAATGGGAAGGCAAAAGCTGTTCGATTTTCAACCTTAGAGGCAATTTGCAAAGCATTAGAGTGTCAGCCAGGTGATCTTTTAGAATATAAAAGTGAGAGTGACAGTTGA
- a CDS encoding DUF2975 domain-containing protein translates to MNRGSTNFLRVVVFLIGIGVLLLCIFALPWFAKQASEVESVIASYIYPVLMGMYVAAIPFFIALYQALRLLKLIDKDHAFSESSVRALRNIKFCAVSISVVYLIVMPFFYLVGEIDDAPGVIMIGLIIIFASMVIAVFAGVLQKLLKSAIDIKSENDLTV, encoded by the coding sequence ATGAATCGAGGATCAACTAATTTTTTAAGAGTCGTTGTCTTTCTTATTGGAATTGGGGTACTTCTGTTGTGCATATTTGCACTGCCTTGGTTTGCAAAGCAAGCTTCAGAAGTTGAATCAGTGATTGCTTCCTATATCTATCCTGTGTTAATGGGTATGTACGTAGCAGCAATTCCATTTTTTATTGCTTTGTACCAGGCTTTAAGACTCTTGAAATTAATCGATAAGGACCATGCATTTTCGGAATCCTCGGTAAGAGCACTAAGGAATATAAAATTTTGTGCAGTCTCAATTAGTGTCGTGTATTTGATAGTTATGCCATTCTTCTATTTAGTAGGAGAGATAGACGACGCGCCGGGTGTCATAATGATTGGGCTGATTATCATTTTTGCTTCAATGGTAATTGCCGTCTTTGCAGGTGTTCTTCAAAAGCTTTTAAAAAGTGCTATAGATATTAAATCTGAAAATGATTTAACGGTCTGA
- a CDS encoding thioesterase family protein yields the protein MSEFKLQRCVSPDWVDYNGHMNDAEYSRVFSLAVDEFMDQIGLDYEGRQTLAYTIFTLESHICYLKEAHEGQQLTITCQILDLDKKRIHIFFNMLNDLDELIATSEQMLMGIGTTDGRPAPFPEQVSSVLADIYANDHEKETPKQAGRKIGIRKG from the coding sequence ATGAGCGAATTCAAACTTCAAAGGTGTGTAAGTCCTGATTGGGTGGATTATAATGGGCATATGAATGATGCTGAATATTCACGTGTGTTCAGTCTTGCGGTTGACGAATTCATGGATCAAATTGGCTTGGATTATGAAGGGCGTCAAACGCTTGCGTATACAATCTTCACGCTCGAATCTCATATTTGCTATTTGAAAGAGGCTCATGAAGGACAACAATTGACAATAACATGTCAGATCTTAGACCTTGATAAGAAAAGGATTCACATCTTTTTCAATATGTTGAATGATCTAGATGAACTTATTGCTACGAGTGAACAAATGCTTATGGGAATCGGAACGACTGATGGTCGTCCTGCCCCCTTTCCTGAACAAGTATCATCGGTTCTAGCAGATATTTATGCGAATGATCATGAGAAAGAAACCCCAAAACAAGCAGGCCGAAAGATTGGAATTAGAAAAGGGTAA
- a CDS encoding 3-hydroxyacyl-CoA dehydrogenase NAD-binding domain-containing protein — MPADIQTIAVVGTGVIGNGWITRYLAHGYDVVATDPADGAEERMRKAVEQAWPYVDELGLADGASKDRLHFEQDVAKAVADADFIQENVPEIEDLKESVLAEIDRYAKKDAIIASSTSGIKPSYLQRGLEYPERFVVAHPFHPVYILPLVEVVPGQATSKAFTDRATAFFEGMNMKALLVRNEIEGHIADRLIEAIWRESLHIVNEGIATTEEVDQAFIYGAGLRYAQYGPFLTFHLAGGEGGMRHMLKQFGPALKKPWTKLEAPELTDELHDRVVAGCEEQSGECSLSDLDQNRNEFLVKLLDLVKDYWPEATKDQQSKV, encoded by the coding sequence ATGCCAGCAGACATCCAAACAATTGCAGTAGTTGGAACAGGTGTAATAGGAAATGGTTGGATCACTCGTTATCTGGCACACGGTTATGACGTAGTAGCGACAGATCCGGCTGACGGTGCAGAAGAACGTATGAGAAAAGCGGTTGAACAAGCTTGGCCGTATGTGGATGAACTCGGTCTTGCTGACGGAGCATCGAAAGATCGTCTCCATTTTGAACAAGATGTAGCAAAAGCTGTAGCGGATGCTGATTTTATTCAAGAAAATGTACCAGAAATAGAAGATTTGAAGGAATCCGTATTGGCTGAGATCGATCGATACGCGAAAAAGGATGCGATAATCGCTTCTAGTACATCTGGGATCAAGCCGTCTTACTTGCAACGAGGACTTGAATATCCAGAGCGTTTTGTTGTCGCTCATCCATTCCATCCCGTATATATTTTACCGTTAGTAGAAGTTGTACCTGGACAAGCAACTTCGAAAGCTTTTACTGATAGAGCAACCGCCTTTTTTGAGGGGATGAACATGAAGGCACTTCTCGTTAGAAATGAAATCGAAGGGCATATCGCCGATCGCCTTATTGAAGCGATTTGGCGTGAGTCCCTGCATATTGTTAACGAAGGTATTGCCACAACAGAAGAAGTTGACCAAGCTTTTATTTATGGTGCGGGCTTACGCTATGCACAATATGGTCCATTTCTAACGTTCCATCTTGCTGGTGGAGAAGGCGGTATGCGCCATATGCTTAAACAATTCGGTCCAGCATTGAAAAAACCATGGACGAAGCTTGAAGCGCCTGAACTGACAGATGAACTCCATGACCGTGTGGTTGCAGGTTGTGAAGAACAGTCCGGAGAGTGTAGTTTGTCAGATCTCGATCAGAATCGTAATGAGTTTCTCGTTAAATTACTCGATCTCGTGAAGGACTACTGGCCAGAAGCGACGAAAGACCAACAGTCGAAAGTTTAG
- a CDS encoding 3-keto-5-aminohexanoate cleavage protein: MKGKVLLTAAVTGAGETTEKNPNVPVTPKEIANSAIESAKAGATVAHVHARNPETGGISHDLNHYREIVDRIRESETDVIINITSGGGGDFIPSLATPAAGGDGTDMQTPAERHEPVGELLPEMCTLDCGSTNFGNMIYMSPTDWLRDQAKRIQDSGVKPELECFDTGHIRFAKQLIQEGLIDGDPMFQFCLGIPWGAEADAETILYMKNRLPENAHWSAFGIGRMQMPIAGQSALLGGNVRVGLEDNIYLSKGVPAKNEQLVDKAVTMLHGHGLEPMTPAEARAHYQLRNPYGGDQ; the protein is encoded by the coding sequence ATGAAAGGTAAAGTATTACTAACAGCCGCGGTAACTGGAGCGGGTGAAACGACTGAGAAAAACCCTAACGTACCAGTAACACCTAAGGAGATTGCGAACTCAGCAATAGAATCAGCTAAAGCTGGAGCGACAGTTGCTCATGTCCACGCGCGTAATCCTGAAACGGGTGGAATTAGTCATGATCTAAACCATTATCGAGAAATCGTTGACCGCATTCGTGAATCTGAAACAGACGTCATCATTAACATCACGTCTGGTGGAGGAGGCGATTTTATCCCAAGTCTTGCAACACCTGCTGCTGGAGGCGATGGTACGGATATGCAAACACCTGCTGAACGCCATGAGCCTGTTGGGGAACTACTTCCAGAAATGTGCACACTTGATTGTGGAAGCACCAACTTCGGCAACATGATTTATATGAGCCCGACTGACTGGTTACGGGACCAAGCAAAACGGATTCAAGATAGTGGTGTGAAACCCGAACTAGAATGCTTCGACACAGGACATATAAGATTTGCGAAACAATTGATTCAAGAGGGATTAATCGATGGGGATCCAATGTTCCAGTTTTGCCTAGGTATTCCTTGGGGTGCTGAAGCAGATGCAGAAACCATTCTATATATGAAGAATAGGCTGCCAGAAAATGCGCATTGGTCAGCTTTTGGAATTGGAAGAATGCAAATGCCTATTGCAGGACAATCTGCACTGCTAGGAGGGAATGTTCGAGTTGGACTTGAAGACAACATTTATCTATCAAAAGGTGTCCCTGCAAAGAATGAGCAGCTCGTAGATAAAGCAGTCACAATGCTACATGGGCACGGTCTAGAGCCTATGACGCCAGCAGAAGCAAGAGCACACTATCAACTTAGAAATCCATACGGAGGGGATCAGTAA
- a CDS encoding TetR/AcrR family transcriptional regulator — MPRESKRHKIVEAAALIVHNRGIDALTLDAVAEEAKVSKGGLLYHFRSKEALVEGLVLHMNNVYRTNVEDAVYDDINRNGKWTRAIIKATYDQSLKNTETSAGMLAAQGINPDLLKPLQQTYANWQENISTDGIDPVQATILRLAADGLWFSEIFGLAPLDEKLRKQVLDRLMQQTYDKENE, encoded by the coding sequence ATGCCAAGAGAATCGAAACGGCATAAAATCGTAGAAGCCGCGGCATTAATTGTGCATAATCGTGGCATTGACGCACTAACACTTGATGCTGTGGCTGAAGAAGCGAAAGTGAGTAAAGGTGGTCTCTTGTATCACTTTAGAAGTAAAGAAGCGCTCGTTGAAGGGTTAGTTCTACATATGAACAACGTTTATCGGACGAACGTTGAGGATGCAGTTTATGATGACATTAATCGTAACGGAAAATGGACAAGAGCCATTATTAAAGCAACATATGATCAAAGTCTTAAGAATACAGAAACAAGTGCAGGAATGTTAGCAGCCCAAGGGATTAACCCCGACCTGCTTAAACCTCTTCAACAGACGTATGCCAATTGGCAAGAAAACATTTCAACTGACGGAATTGATCCCGTTCAAGCGACCATACTTAGATTAGCAGCTGATGGATTATGGTTTTCTGAGATTTTCGGATTAGCACCACTAGATGAGAAGCTAAGGAAACAAGTGTTAGACCGCTTGATGCAGCAGACATATGATAAAGAAAACGAATAA
- a CDS encoding M14 family metallopeptidase: protein MQNKKLILILVALLIVTPFLGDSGSAEEMPYFGKEYAQPDQVMDLYPEPNVNFETPAFLKEDKSFTTQEEMESFIQKLDDESDRLKVKNIGQSIEGRNIPALFYFKKDRKQHRKPTVWLQGQIHGNEPAGGESALVMAKMLTEPFGDKVLDKVNVIIIPRVNPDGAYAFERRMANGLDGNRDHIKYDLPEIQAIHTLYNQYDPEVTIDAHEYSVGNEVFSDLGEEGYLKYHDLLILSGKNLNIPEKIRNKSNELFVENAQNQLSEAGFSNSHYYVTGREEEHVVIKEGGTASRIGRNGYGLTPSFSFLVESRGIGIGRENYKRRVAAQVETHKELIQTTADKAKEIKKLVWTERAKLVRKGLRANDQDQIVIEDTRVGLSNQTLEVVDVQEGRTKDIPVKYFSSSKAEPTLTRDRPTAYLIKPDQKQVVHKLKNSGLEIFRLPRDIRLPVESYTVTEKEDGGTYESHPLTDVKTEVTDKNVPFEKGTYVVMTAQHNANLASVALEPESDDSYVTFNFIQSEIGEELPIYRFVKGIDSRQQIKSIMKNGK from the coding sequence ATGCAAAACAAAAAGTTGATTCTAATTCTAGTTGCTTTATTAATTGTAACACCATTCCTAGGTGATTCCGGTTCTGCAGAAGAAATGCCCTATTTTGGTAAAGAGTATGCACAACCAGATCAAGTCATGGACCTATATCCAGAACCAAATGTTAACTTTGAAACACCAGCATTTTTAAAAGAAGACAAATCTTTTACTACACAAGAAGAAATGGAATCTTTTATTCAGAAGCTGGATGATGAGAGTGATAGATTAAAAGTTAAAAACATCGGGCAATCTATAGAAGGCCGGAACATTCCAGCGTTGTTTTATTTTAAAAAGGATCGCAAACAACATCGTAAGCCGACTGTATGGTTACAAGGGCAAATTCACGGCAATGAACCTGCCGGTGGTGAGAGTGCACTTGTGATGGCGAAAATGTTGACAGAACCATTTGGTGACAAGGTTCTAGATAAGGTGAATGTGATTATTATTCCTAGAGTTAATCCTGATGGTGCCTATGCCTTTGAACGAAGGATGGCGAACGGTTTAGATGGTAACCGTGATCATATCAAGTACGATTTACCTGAAATTCAAGCGATCCATACATTATATAATCAGTATGATCCTGAAGTAACGATTGATGCACACGAATACAGCGTTGGTAATGAGGTATTTAGTGATTTGGGTGAAGAAGGATACTTAAAATATCATGATCTTTTGATTCTATCCGGGAAGAATTTGAACATACCAGAGAAGATTCGAAATAAATCCAATGAATTGTTCGTAGAAAATGCACAAAATCAACTGTCTGAGGCAGGATTTTCAAATAGCCACTATTATGTAACCGGTCGAGAAGAGGAACATGTCGTCATAAAAGAAGGCGGAACAGCATCAAGAATTGGTCGAAATGGATACGGGTTAACACCCTCATTTTCATTCTTGGTTGAGTCTCGGGGAATCGGGATTGGTCGAGAGAACTACAAACGCCGAGTGGCAGCTCAAGTAGAAACACATAAAGAGTTAATTCAGACAACTGCTGACAAAGCGAAGGAAATTAAGAAGCTTGTATGGACTGAACGTGCAAAGCTAGTTCGAAAAGGCTTACGTGCAAACGATCAAGATCAAATTGTTATTGAAGATACGAGAGTGGGATTGTCTAATCAGACTTTAGAAGTCGTTGATGTGCAAGAAGGACGTACAAAGGATATTCCAGTAAAATATTTTAGTTCGAGTAAAGCAGAGCCAACGTTAACACGAGATCGACCGACTGCTTATTTAATTAAACCGGATCAAAAGCAGGTTGTTCATAAATTGAAAAACAGTGGGTTGGAGATATTCAGGTTACCTCGAGATATTCGGCTACCTGTTGAATCCTATACGGTCACAGAGAAAGAGGACGGAGGAACGTATGAAAGTCATCCGTTAACTGACGTGAAGACGGAAGTAACCGACAAAAATGTGCCATTCGAAAAAGGTACATATGTTGTCATGACCGCACAGCATAACGCGAATCTAGCATCTGTTGCATTAGAGCCAGAGTCAGATGATAGCTATGTAACATTCAATTTCATTCAATCAGAAATTGGGGAAGAGCTTCCAATATATCGTTTTGTAAAAGGAATTGATTCCAGACAGCAAATTAAGTCGATTATGAAAAATGGGAAGTAA